Part of the Buchnera aphidicola (Cinara laricifoliae) genome, CACCGGTTATGCACCGGTTATGCACCGGTTATGCACCGGTTATGCACTAATTAAATTAATTTTAAATACTTTCGTCATTATATCTATTAAGGTACTAGTAAATGATGTGAAATGAATGGATAAAATATCTGTAACTGTTTATAATATGATCTTTACACCATCCTTTTATATGCGCGATACAACCAATGCAATGTATCGTGTAAGAGTTGAGACCCCAATGGAGTTAAAATGGATTCAGGATGAAATTGTAAACCGCACACATAATCATATATATGTTTAACGCCCATAACGGTTTGTTCATATCGTGCATTCACCTGTAAATCAGATGGAATGGTGGAACACAATAGGGAATGATATCGAGCTACCAATAAAGGATTAGGGAGTTTTGAAAACATATCTTTTTGGTCATGTACAATATAAGATGTTTTTCCATGCATAACATTAGATGATACATTAACTACTCCACCATATGACTGTACGATAGCCTGATGCCCCAAACAAATACCTAATATAGGGATTTTTCCTTTTATTGAATCAATTAATGCGAGCATAGATCCAGCCGTATCGGGTGAACCTGGTCCGGGGGACAATATAACTATAGGTTGATGCATACGTTCCAATGCTAACATGAGTACCGATAAGGGTGTAGTGTTACGATATATGATGACTGTTCGATGATATGATCGTAATATATCAACTATATTATAAGTAAATGAATCAAGGTTATCCAATAAGAGGATATCAGACATAATATTTTCCTGTATCAACATGATGTGTTTTAAAAATCGCCTGTAAAATAGCCTGTGCTTTATTTTTACCCTCCTCTATTTCTTCATTAATGATGGAATCATATACAATACCCGCCCCCGACTGTATTGTAGCGACATGGTTTTGAACAAAAGCAGAACGAATAACAATACATGTATCAAACGATCCAGATCCTGTAAAATATCCAATTGATCCTCCATATGCACCCCTACGTACCGATTCATATTGAGCAATTAACTGCATAGCACGTAATTTAGGGGCGCCCGTTAAAGTCCCCATGTTCATGCAGGATTGATAGGCATGAAATACATCTAAATGATTTTGTAATATACCGGTGACCCGTGATACTAAATGCATGACATAGGAATATTTTTCTACTTTCATTAATTGAGAGACATAACGACTATTTGTTGTACACACTCTAGCTAAATCATTACGTGCAACATCCACTAACATCAGGTGTTCTGATAATTCTTTTTGATTGGTCCGTAATGATAGTTCGATACGATTATCTAGATCTTGATCAATGTTCCCATCTATATCCAATCCACGGGGACGCGTTCCAGCAATAGGATATAGTGTAATCATACGGTTATCGGCAGAATATTTAAGATAACTTTCAGGCGAAGCACCGAATAATGTAAATTCTGAATCCTGCATAAAGAACATATAAGGACTCGGATTATTTTTTTTTAAAATATTATAAGTACCCAATGGATGTGTGCATGCACAATAAAATTGTCGTGATGGAACAACTTGAAAAATCTCCCCCTGCGTAATATATGTATGCATATTATGGATGATAGCGGCATATTCAGTATCACTCATATTACTAGTGACATCTATTTTTTGTGTAGGAGCGGATGGAATGGATAATAGATCTTTATTGGTCTGTAATGTCTGATCTATCTGTTGCATACGGGTATATAATCGACTCCTTTCCAATATATTATTAGTGAATACATGTGTATGTAGTATAGCCGTTTGTTCACTATGGTCCATAATCATCATTGATTCTGCTAAATAAAAACATAAATCGGGGCATACTACCGATATATTGGATGGTGGAATATTTTCAAATGAATGAATTAAATCATAGGATAATAATCCCGCAAAAAATAATGATGACAACGATCCAGATGCATTCTGCACAATTTGTCTTAACCAGCGAAAGCAATCAAATATAGAGGAACGTAATAGTCGTTCATTCTCTTCAATGGGTTGTACATATAAGGAAAAATATATAATACGCTGACATTCAGTAGCCACCACAGTAATAGTTGATGGGATAATCATATCCAATTGGGTCAATAAACACACTCCATTATTTGATAAAGCAGTAATTGTCACTACATTTGCCTGTGCCGTAATACGTATCGCGCTATCTATAATTAACGTACTATTTCTCGGAACTTTACTATCGATTTCTGATGACTCTAATAATAAGGTATTGACTTTATCAGAACACAATTGATGAAAAATTTCTGTTGGATTGAGATGATAACGTGTGCGCCGGGTCCATGTGGTAACACTATGTAACATAGACATATTATATTTCTCCATATGATGGATACATAAAAATATTTTGATTCATATAATGTATGATTTCTTTAAATCAAATATATCATTACTCTGTTTATTATATTTTAATGGTGTTTGTAAAATTTTGAATATATACACCATATAATCATTATATATATATGTAGTAGATATTTATATTTTATTTTGCATCTATCATTATGCATATCTATATGTTTCTGAAGTATCAATATATATTCTGATGTATATCATATTTAACTAATTGATGTATCAAGATAAATTAACACTATTGAAACATATAGATAGATATTATCATCAACCGTACACACCGGTTATGC contains:
- a CDS encoding aminodeoxychorismate/anthranilate synthase component II; this encodes MSDILLLDNLDSFTYNIVDILRSYHRTVIIYRNTTPLSVLMLALERMHQPIVILSPGPGSPDTAGSMLALIDSIKGKIPILGICLGHQAIVQSYGGVVNVSSNVMHGKTSYIVHDQKDMFSKLPNPLLVARYHSLLCSTIPSDLQVNARYEQTVMGVKHIYDYVCGLQFHPESILTPLGSQLLHDTLHWLYRAYKRMV
- a CDS encoding anthranilate synthase component 1, producing the protein MSMLHSVTTWTRRTRYHLNPTEIFHQLCSDKVNTLLLESSEIDSKVPRNSTLIIDSAIRITAQANVVTITALSNNGVCLLTQLDMIIPSTITVVATECQRIIYFSLYVQPIEENERLLRSSIFDCFRWLRQIVQNASGSLSSLFFAGLLSYDLIHSFENIPPSNISVVCPDLCFYLAESMMIMDHSEQTAILHTHVFTNNILERSRLYTRMQQIDQTLQTNKDLLSIPSAPTQKIDVTSNMSDTEYAAIIHNMHTYITQGEIFQVVPSRQFYCACTHPLGTYNILKKNNPSPYMFFMQDSEFTLFGASPESYLKYSADNRMITLYPIAGTRPRGLDIDGNIDQDLDNRIELSLRTNQKELSEHLMLVDVARNDLARVCTTNSRYVSQLMKVEKYSYVMHLVSRVTGILQNHLDVFHAYQSCMNMGTLTGAPKLRAMQLIAQYESVRRGAYGGSIGYFTGSGSFDTCIVIRSAFVQNHVATIQSGAGIVYDSIINEEIEEGKNKAQAILQAIFKTHHVDTGKYYV